In Segatella copri, the DNA window ATCGTTCTGTCTTCAATCATTGCCTTTAAATTTAAACGTTTATACTAAAGTTTTTCCAGATCAGAGATAGCCTTTGCCTTAAGTTTCTTTGACCAAGGTCCTTTCTCGATTTTCCTTCTAATAGTTTCTTTGGTTTCACCATTCTTATAGAGTTTCTTAATTACTGCCTTAAACAAGGCATCAAAGCCAAACTCTGTCAAAGCTGAAGTTACCGCACCAGCCAACAACAAGAAGGCGATTCCACCAAGCATTCCCCCAGGACCAAGCAACGCCAACGCTGCTGTTATTGCTGCTGCACCACTCAATCCAGTCATAGAGATTGCTACCATTAACATTATACCAGGTACTCCAAGACCTGCAATTTTATTCACTATTCTATCCATTTTCTTATATTTTTATGGATTAATAAACTTTGGAAGCAAATTTGCATAAACGCAGGCAGGCTTCCTTGCTACCTTTTGTTCCTTGCTGGTTGTGGAAAGACCTGGGGGAAACAAAAGAATAGCAGGAAGCCTAATATCTTTAGTATTGACTTACAAAACTAATCATCTTCAGTATCCGCCCTTATCAAATTTCCACATTCGCAAGGTGTGAAGAATCAACTTCATAATTGAAATGAGATTTGTTATGTCACCATAATTAATTCAAATTTAATAGTTCATTACTTGAAGTCATTCCAACTGCCTATAGGCTATCATAGAACCACTTCGTTAACTAACTCTGGTGCAAAAGTATAAAAAACAAATAAGCGTAGCAAATTCACTAGAATATTGCCACGCTCATTTTGTTACAATTTTCAACAACTAATTAATTATCAACTACTTACAACTTATTCTTTATTTATTTTTTTAAATTTTGCTTCAAAATCTGCCACTTTTGGAGTGTTCATACACAATTTTATTAACTTGACTTTACTTTCTAATCCATTAGTCTTTAAATTCTCTTCAATTGTTATATCAGTATTGTTTGCTACAGATTTGAGATTAAACAATCTTTCTATATCCTTTACTCTAGTAGCTCTTCCGTTTAGAATTTTACTATATATTTTATAACAAAATAACCTATAACAACTTCTCGGTCCGAATTCCGCCCTATATTTTATTTCCTTATTGACTTCTATTGAAAGTAAGCCACAGACACAGGCATTAGAGATAGCACTTGCTAATTTCTCAATAGTATCAACCTCCATATCTACTTTTTCTTTTATAAGCAGCTTGACTTGTTTCACAAGTGCCGACTTTTGAACTCCAGACAGATACATTGAATCTTGAGAAGTCTTGCAAAAACCTTTAGAACTCAACGATACAGGTATAAGGGACTTCAAATGATTATTATATTTACGTTGCCCTTTATCTTCAATTTGAACTTGGCGATTAGCTTCTGAAACATTGAGCAATTTTATATAAAGGAATGCATCATTCCCTATTGTCTTTGATTTTATTGTATGAAGTCTGCCAGACTCCTTAAGAATTCCAAGATATCTATTATCGTTTTCCTCACTACTTTTCATTATTATCATAGAAAAACCATTCTTATCCAGTTTACCCTCAAAAAGGTGTTTGAAGAAAGCCTCGGAAACAGGATGTTCCTCATCTATATAAACGACAAAGCCTTTCGCCAGCACATTTTCATCGATAAAAGTTTTACTACGTAATCCATCAAAGGAAAGACCAGTAAACGCTAACAAGTCCTTCTCCTCATATTTTTTTAAGGAATAATGAGAACAATCTTGTGGATAAAGACCGACAAGAGGACGCACCTGTATATTAACCTTAGTCTGTAACAGTACATTAGAATATATTATAATGTCATCTTCATTATAATGCAGGATTCCGTAAGGTACTTTCTCCAAGACGGGCGTTATACCTAACTGCTTTTGTATCTGACTAACCAAATAGTTCAACACATCCGAATCCCAAGCAAAACACTCAACAAAATCCAGCATATTCTTCAAATCATCAGAAAGAACTGAAAATTGAGTAAGTAAAGCCAAATCTTCTTCTGTCTTGAACATATTCCATCTAATAAGCCTTAATACAACTTGCTCTGTCGAAAGCTCCCCTATACGTCCATACTTTTGTTCAAAAGTCTTAGTAAATTGAATAATAGCCGTATCTGTCTTCTGCAATTTCTTTTCATTATACACAAATCTGAACATACTCTTGGTTGGAATGCCTAGATCATCAACCAACTGTAGGTTTCTTCCTGTTGGCATTTTTCCTTCCTGAATTTTCCTTAACAGAAGATTCTTTATATCTTTATGCCATACAATTACGAGCTTAGGTTTCAGGTCATGCAGAACATCCAAAAAAGCCTTAAAATCATCATCCTCTTTTTTAGACAACGCCTCTTCTACCCCATACATACTTGTATGAGTAAGGCTCATCTTTGTAAAATGCTGTATGTAATTATAGAAAGCAAGATGGTTCCAATATTTTTTTTGCTCATCTGGTTCCATACAATCTTGTGTTCCTGTAATATAAAGTAGGAATTCCTTGAAAGACTCATAGCCTAAGAAATCCCCAAAATAACAATTAAAAGCTTCATAAGTAGTATAACGTAAATCGTATGGAGTTGAATCATCTACTTCGCTAACCGCCCATCTACATAATTTATCATATTTCTTACTGTTACTATTCAGAACACAATCTTCATAATACTCACAACCTTTTTGTATACACCAATGATTGATACCAACAACCAAAGTTCCCCCTTCTTTCCACTCCTCGGTTATTCTTGGATTGAAAAGATACTTCGGAGTCTTATGACCTTTACCCATACACTTCTTTAACATATCATTATAGAAGCTAGAAGACTGACTATCTATATACGTTCTATCCATTTATCAAATTCTCCTCTATTAGTTTTATCATTGGATACCATTTCTGTATTGCCTGCATCTTACTCACATCATGAAGTGTAGGGGATTCTAATTTCATAATACGTGCATACTCGTACTTAAAAAGAACCACAAAGACTATCTTTTGATAACCACACAATGATGTATCTCGACGAGAAACAGAACCACGTATGATATAATTCTCGGCATAACAAGTCTTGCATATATTGATGAAAGGGCAATGAATACAACATTCTTCTTTATGCTCATTGTCTTCCTTCATCTCTATATGTTCTAATTCACTTGATTTTTTTTCACCACAAACAGACGGAAAACACATATGGCATGGATAATATTTTCTTGTCTGAAAGTCGAAAGCTCGACAATTACCTATGTTACATAGAGCCGTAAAACTTTCGTCTGCCAAAGTCCACGATATGTCATAACTAAAGAACTCGCAAGGTACTATAGCTGGATTATCCAAATAAAACTGAGCCAAATTCAACATTTGGTGATAAAACTCCTTTTCCAAATGGCATTTTTTCCAATCTGTCATTAAAGAAAAACGAGAATATATTTGATTGAACCCTTGCGAATGTAAGTACTTTACATTTTCAGCAACATCTAACAACGTTGCTGGTGTGATAACCATATTAAGCCTAACATCCTTCCAGGTCTGAACAAAAAAATCCAAATCAATCTTATCAAAAGAATTAGAGCGATTTATATTATGAGATTTTCTGTTACCATCTAAGCTCAGTTTCAAAGTTATCTTATCTCGATTCTCATACAACCATCTCTTTATTTCACCATGAATCAGCGTACCATTAGTTGTCACACTAAAATGATAATATTCGGGAAATTGTTTCTTCCAAAGAGTTTCACATAATTGTTTTATCTTAGGGAACACTAAAAAAGGTTCACCTCCATGAAGCTTTATCTTAGTTCCATGTTCAGTTTTCTCCATCAACATTTTTTCCAAGATAGAGACCGCTTCATCTACATCAAATTCTATATCATTCTTATTCTTCTCAAAACAATACACACAATTAAGGTTACAACTAAAATTAGTTGAAACATATATTCTCCTACTATATTCTAATGCCGTATTCATGATCGAATTTTTTATTTAGCTAACACATAGGTCCATAAAATCATTCAACTTTATGGACCTACTATGTTCAAATACAATTAACCATACCATTGACCACAAGCCTTTATAATATTAGGCTTTGTATCATGTGGATTAACTCTTGTCTGGTTCTTCTCCAGCCACAACGTTACAGCATCTTGCTGAATCTCCATTTCATTTTTCATCTTGCTATCGCAAGTTGAAAACATTTTTTTACTACTTTTGTCAAACATAATATTTTAAACTTCTTGAAACATTTTTTCATTCAAACGTATCATCATATCATAAAAATATTCTTTATTTCCTAGACTACATTCCCTATTGGCATTCTCCATCATTTTTAAATTACATTCTTTAAAGCCATCGAAATACTTGACTCGGCAGTCACCTCCACAAATATACTTAAGTTCACATTCTTTACAAGGCATCAAATTATTGACATTAGCTAGTTCACGGGCTTTTTTTGCCAAAGTTAATATTGATGTAAAATCATCGCTCCGAACATTTCCTATAGATTTCATTTGTTGTAAAATTGGACATAATACGACATTGCCATCAGCAGAAATTGCTAAATTTCCATAATCACAATTGTCTTCCAATCCACCATTCTTATGGAAATTCATAAAAGGCTTATCCATAAAATCTCCATAAATGCCATCATAAATTTCAGTTACAATAGCTTGATATTTTTTTTCAGTTCATTAGTAACAACAATGTTCCTCCCTTCCAAAATATCAAAGGTAAACTTTACTAGAAAATTTATATCTCCATATTTTTGATATAAGTTCTTAGCAAACTCAACATATTTAGGATAATCAACTTCCAAGTTCTTATCAAGATACGGAGTTACAGATATTTCTGTATATACATGATATTTCAAAAAAGACTCTACAGTTTGAAGGGCCCTAGAAAAATTACCTTTTCCTCGGACTTTCGAATTCGTCTCTTCCGAATATCCATCAATACTAATCTGAACACGCGAAAGCATTGGAGCTATTTTGCTTATAGTCTCTTCTGTCCAAAGTGTACCATTTGTTAGTATCTCATTTTTAATTCCTAAATTGTATGAATGCTCTATAATTTGCAACAAATCTTTCCTCAAAGCTATTTCACCACCAGAAAAAACAATAACCTTACCACCAGAATTATAAAACTTCTCTAAAACAGAATAAACCTCATCGGTAGAAAGTTCATTGTTTTTCTTGATACCAGCAAACATATAGCAATGAGGACAACGCATATTACATCCATTTGTTAGATAAAACTGCATTGTTCCTGTTTCATGCTTAAAATGTACTTTTTTATTTTCAAATTTTCTTGCGATAATTTGAGTAACTACAGCTTGAGCATTTTGATGAGAACCAGAAAAATGCTGTAAAGCTTCACCTAGCTGGTTATTATGCAAAAGATTAAGGAATGACAATTGTTCTTCATTTTGTAAAACTATCCAATTCGCAGTTTCTGGTGAAACCACTAATATCTTATTAGCATACCTGATATTTACCATTTTTGAAGGTAAAGCAAATATTTTGTCAAGAGGGATACTTTTTCTAACAACAGTTTTAACTTCTTGCTCCATAAGAATATAAGTTTTAAGATAGACGAGACAAGCTCGCCTATCTTTGTTTTTTTTACAACTACTACATTTTTAAGCAGCAGCACTACCTTTTGAAATTGTTGCCCAATTGAAATAGCATCTAGCAAAACAACCCCATGCAACAATTTTCTGTTCTTTAGCCTGTGAGGCTTCTACATAATATTCAATATCCATAATTATAAAATTTAAAGATTATTTTTGTCATTTACCTTTTCTCAATACTTTAGCGGCTCCTGCTACAGCTATAATTGTACCAGCAACAGTTCCTACGAAATGTACACCCTCTTTGATGGCATTCCAAACTTTTGTTTTTGTTTCCTTTTCCATTTTAAATTCTATTTTAAGTTATTGCCCATATAGAAAAAGAATGGTGCGAACTCCTACATTTCACACTTTCTTGTAAGTTAGGCTCTGGTAAAACCCGTAGAAAAGAAAATATGAAAGAGGAATCCACACCATATACTGGTGTAGACTCGCTCAAACAATAACTTCCGTTCATTCTACGTTCAAATTTACCAGATTTCAACTTACTGAACAGTATTGCCTGCACGTGTCCACAAGATCTTCTTGCTTCTTTGCATGGTATCCACTTCATACAAGTATTAAAACTTGCCCTGTCGCATACCGATTGCAAATATAGAAAAAATTCGGATAACATCCAAACATTTCCGAAGTTTTCTTTGCGGATTCCCCTATTTTTCTTCATATCATTCTTTTTTTAGTTCATAAAACAATATATTTCGGGGCAAAAGTATCAAAAATTATTGAATAAAACAAGTCCATAATGGTCCACAAAGTAAAAAAGTTCATTTATGAGATATTACATATCCACGTATCTAAGATAAAAAATCCATAAAATGAGTCCACTTGAAAAAGTCCCGAATCATATTTTTTGTCTTTGTAACTTATTGACAATCAATGGCACGTTTTCGTAAAAATGACTTTTTCAAGTGGACACAAATATAGAAACGAAAATTACAACAAGCATTGAATATCATTGAAATAACACCATCTATAAGTTATAAAAACTAAAATAGATAAGTTTTATCACTTATAAGTGAAACTTTTCGTATATTTGCAGAAAATTTCATTTATAAGTGATAAAATCATCAATTACATTTCCTTCCTTTGTGAAGCCTATATCCTACACAAGGTGAACCGCTATGACATCCACGGCAAACGTATCTTTGAAACCAACGATAAGTTTTATTTTGAAGACAACGGCATTAGAAATGCCATTGCCAGGGGAACACGTGAAGGAGACATTGAGAAAGTGATAGAGAATATCATCTATCAGAACCTCATACGCTCGGGCTATCAAGTTTATGTAGGACTGACGGCATCACGCACCTGCATCTTCGCAAGCTCCTGACAGAAGGAATATAAAAACGAACCTCTTCTTTTTCCATTTGCTTGGCAACTTCCTTTACGTCGTCCGTTGCATTCCAATTCAATTGCGTACACCGTGTATTCGCATTTTGAACCACCAAAAATCCTTAATGACCGAAAATGACCGTGACCTTAATGACCGGAATTCTCGGTAGAACGAAAAAGACCGCTCTCCTCGTATTGAAGTGAGCGGTCGATTTATTTATGGATGAGTCTGCTTATTATAATAAGGTAGACTCCATGTTCTTTATCCCATGCAGCTCGTTACTCCGAGCGTAGTAGCGATAGCGGTCAGTATGCTGATGGCTATATGCAGAATTGTTTTCCAAGTGTTCGCTTTCATTTTTTTGAATGTTGAATGTTGAGTGTTGAATGTTGAATTTTTGGGGCGGATAGGCTGGACTAGGGGCTAGCACCCTAGCCAGTCTATCTTTGGACTATTCAAGGCCGTCGCCAGTATCGTCCTTGCCGGTAGTGCCGCCGCCTGATTCAGAGCCTTGGCCATCGCTGCCGGTCTGACCGGTGTTTGAACCGCCTGGGGTAGAACCGCCTGGCGTATTATCCGGAGTAGTTGGCGCGTTGAGGTCAACGTTGGTCTTACCCTCCTTAATCGCCTTGATAACGGCTGCCTGAGCACTGCGGCTGGCTACGAGGTTAAACTCGGCGTCATCGCGAAGGTTCTTGAACTCCTGACCAGGCTCCCACTGAACCTTCACGCCGGTGATGTTCTGCGAGGTGAACTTGTCGGCATCCTCGGCACCCTTTGAGGTGAGAAGGAGAGAGAAATCACCAAGATCGCCCAGACGGATTTTCTTGCCCTCGAGCAACATCTCACGCATGCAGTCTACGGCGATGTAGAGGATGGCGCTGATGTCAGCTCTCGAATAAACGCTACCATGTGAAGTGATGTGCTTGGCAAACTTCTCGATGGTCATGATGTCAGTGTACTGTGAGATGGCGAAAGCATTCTGCTTCTCAGTCTTCACGAGTTCCAGGTCCTTTGGGTCAGGGGTAGTACCCTCCTTCTTTGCCTGGTTGATGCGTGACTTAGCCTGGTTGATCTCCAGAAGATTTGCGTTCACGCTACGCATTACGATGCTGTAATTAATCATACTATGTTATGCTTTAAAGAGTTTATTTAATCACAATTTCCCAGATGCTTTTTCTTGTCCTTTTCAGAGTCTTCATTGATGACCGGCGCCTGTCATCTTTTGTTCCCTGTCTCGGTCTTCATAGATGACCGCGTTTAGGTACAAAATAGCTTTCTTTCGATTGCTGGTGCAAAGGTACGAAAAAGCGCTGTAGGAAGCAATACTTTTCCGGCCACTTGAATTCAGTTTTCCGGAATCTTGTGAAATGGAGTCTTTCGAGAGTAGGTGAAGAGTGTCATGGCAACGGGCTGCATCCGGTCATTAGTGACCGGTCATTATCGGTCATTAAGAAAAACACTTCCGGTCATTTAGCCTCTATAATATATATTAAATATTTTAATATTATATTATAGCTCTTTTTCGCCCCCGAAAAACCTTAATGACCGATAATGACCGGGCATTAATGACCGGATTTTAAGGTAGAATGAAAAGAGTTGTAGTATGATGGGATATTGTGTAAAAGCTTGATATATCAGTTGTTAGATTCTGCTTGCTGTATCATTTGTTATACTCTTAAAGGTTACTAAAACTAGTATCGTAATCCTATCTATTCTGAAACATACCATATAAAATGTGTCGTGCTTTTTTACTAAATTCTTGAATGTATATATATATATCGCCACTCTTTTTGAGTTGTTATCACTTTACTTTTCTCTCATTTTCTCTTGAAAAATAGCTTTAAAAGAACTCTTAGTCTTATTTTTTTCGCTTTTTCTTCTTTTTTCCGTTAAATAACGTGATAAAATTAGGAGAGTTTCAAAAGATTTATTATCTTTGCCTGAAAGAATATAAAATATTAACGTAGCAATAGTGCAAAAGCTAGATACTACAAAAGATTTGTGATATGATTGAATGCCATAACAAGCTGATACACAGCATTTTAGGGGGGGGTAATTTTGCTCAGGCAAAGTTAACTCAATCTCTTCATGTACTTACTAGCAGGCGAATATTATCTTATTTTTATATGATAATGGTCGCTTTTTTTATGCTTTCTTTCACCGCCTGTTCTAGCGACGAAGAAACGGAAAAAGAGAAGGCTTTTGATTACGAAACCACATTTTTAGTCCATAATTGGCAGATTTCAGCAGTTTATCAGCGCATTGGAAGCCTCTTTATCGACGTAAACGAGGTTCCATTGTTCTGCCGTTTCACCTCAGACGCTATTTATTTCTCCGAAGTGAAGGAAGTGAACCTATTCGATTCAAACGGTAAAATTACCCAAACAACCACCGAAAACGTTGCTTGCGGTCAGTACACCTATTTAATAAAGGAGAACAAAATACAGATAGATAATCAGATATTCACCATTACGGACACTAACGGAACCCTCGTTCTGCAGAATGAGGACTGGAAACTAGTGCTCGTAGAAAAATAAACATATATATTATGGGAACATACAATAAAGAACGAGAAGAACTTCATAAAACGATTTGGAGTATTGCCGAGGAATTGAGAGGTGCTGTTGATGGATGGGAATTCAAGGCTTATGTCTTGGGTGCCATATTCTATCGTTACATCTCAGAAAACCTTACCGACTACATTAATAATTTGCAGGCTGCTGCCGGAATCAAGGATTTTGATTATGCTAAAATGGAAGATGAAGAAGCAAAGGAGGCTCGCGAAATGATGGTGCAGGAAAAGGGCTTCTTTATTCTGCCAAGTCAATTGTTTCAGAGAGTAGCTGCTTCACCTGAAAAGAATGTCAACCTCAATGAAACGCTAGCCCAAGTGTTCCGTTCTATTGAGGCAAGTGCTGCCGGTACAGATAGCGAGGAACAGGTAAAGGGACTTTTCTCTGATTTCATCATCGACAGCTCCCGTATCGGCAACTCTGTAGAAATGCGTAACAAGTGTATTTCCAAGGTGTTGACCAAGGTGCGGGATATGCAGCTCAGCAAGACGTTTACAGACAACAGTATTGATACAGTAGGCGACACCTACGAATACCTGATGCAGATGTATGCATCGAAGGCTGGTAAAAGTGGTGGTGAATACTTTACGCCACAGGAGGTGAGTGAAGTACTTGCCCGCATAGCCTGCTGCAACAATCCTAATATTCAGAAGGTTTATGACCCAGCCTGCGGTTCGGGGTCCTTGCTGATGAAGTTTGTGAAATATGTTGGTGAAAAAGCATCGGAAATAGAGTTTTATGGTCAGGAAATTAACCCTACAACCTATAATCTCTGCCGCATCAATATGTTCCTGCATAATGTGAACTATGCCAAGTTTGATATTCAGTTGGGTAACACGCTTACAACTCCTCATCATCTTGGAATGAAGTTTGATGCTATCGTGAGCAATCCGCCATACTCCAAGAGTTGGGAGGGAAAGAATAACACGATTCTGATTAATGATGTACGATACAGTCCTGCTGGTGTACTGGCTCCTATACAGAGGTCAGACCTTGCCTTTACGATGCACATGCTTTACCATCTTAGTGAGACTGGTACTTGTGCCATTGTTGAGTTCCCTGGAGTACTCTATCGTGGTGGAGCAGAGAAGAAAATCCGCGAATATCTGATTAAGAACAATTTTGTGGATACGGTGATTCAGCTTCCTGCCAATCTCTTCTTTGGCGTAGGAATTGCCACTTGCATCATTGTTATCAAGAAGAACAAGAAAGATAATAATATCTTGTTTGTGGATGCTTCGGAAGAATGTGAGAAGAAGGGCGACAAGAACAAGCTGGAGGATAAGAACCAAAACAAAATAGTAAATGCTTATCAGGAGCGCAAGGAAAAACAATATTTTACCAAGCTCGTTAGCAATGATGAAGTTCTGGCCAATGGTGCCAACCTCTCCGTTTCTTCTTATGTAGAGAAAGAAGATAAAAGGGAGGTGATTGATATTGTGGCGTTGAATGAAGAGATTGAAGCTTTGAGTAAGGATATTGCAAGTAAGTCGTTAAAATTGAGTGAAATAATCAAGGAATTATGAACAAGATTGCTGAATTAATAAGTAGATTATGTCCAGATGGAGTTGAGTTTAAAACGCTTGATTCTTTGGTAAGCTATGTTCAGCCTGGTCCATATATTGTTAGTTCAACAGAGTATGATACTCATTATAGCACTCCTGTTCTGACTGCTGGGCAAAGTTTTATTCTTGGATATACAAATGAGGAAGAAGGAATATACAATGCCTCGTCCCAAAAACCGGTTATCATTTTTGATGATTTTACAACAAGTTTTCATTGGGTAGATTTTGACTTTAAGGTAAAAAGCTCTGCATTGAAAATATTGAAAATAAAAGATAAACAAGAGGCAGATTTTAGGTATATTTATATGGCAATGAAAACCATTCATTTTATACCGACAAATCATATGCGGCATTGGATTTCATTATATAGCAAATTTGAGATTCCACTTCCTCCGCTTAACATTCAAAAGGAGATAGTCTCTATTCTTGATTCCTTCACTTCGCTCATCGACAAGATGAAACAGGAAGTAGAGATGAGAAAGAAACAGATGGTGTATTATATAGATAAGTTTTACGGCGGAGATTTTGATGGCATGATGAGGTTAGCAGACATTCCTGGGAATTCTGTTGCACAATTTTCTGACCTAGGCCCTATAATTCGGGGCAAACGATTTGTTCGTGACGATATTCGCACAGTGGGGCAACCGTGCATTCATTATGGAGATATGTATACATATTATGGAACCATGGCTGTAACTGCTAAGACATTTCTCGAAAGAGATTTTCCTAAAAAGATGCGATATGCGCATAAGGGGGATGTTGTTATAGTTGGTGCTGGTGAAAATGATTATGATATAGGTGTTGGGCTCGTTTGGATGGGAGAAGAACCTGCTGCAGTCCATGATGCATGTTATATACTTAAACATCATCAAATACCTATGTATATTTCATATTATCTGCGTTCGAACATTTATCATCAACAGTTGAAAAAGTATGTTTCAAGCGGTAAGATTTCATCTTTCTCTGCTGAAGGATTGGGGAAAGTTTATATCCCTATTCAACCAGAGGACAAGCAGCGCCAAATCGCTTCCATCCTCGACACATTCGAGACCTACATCTCGAAGCTGGAGAAGATGATAGAGCTACGCCAGAAGCAGTATGAATACTACAGAGAAAAGTTGCTGACATTTGAATAAATTCTTTTATTAATAACGTTATGGCAGAAAGTTATAAAATCATAGCAGAGCAAGATTATTGTACCGTGGTGTCAAAATACGAGTCATCAAGGAAGAATGGTAATGCTTACCAAAGTGAGCAGGATCTGGAACGCTGGCTTATCGAACAACTGCAAAGACAAGGTTACGAATATCCTTCCATCCACAACGAGAAAGAATTGCTGGAGAACCTGCGCATACAGCTGGGCAAGGCAAACGATACAGAATACTCTGACAAAGAGTGGCAAAGCTTACTGGATATTTTAACCAGCGAAACGCTCACTATGGAAGATAAGGCAGGCATGATTCAAAAGGAAAATACCGCAGTAGAAATAGAACGTGACAACGGTATTAATACCAATGTTCATCTTATCCATAAAGATAACGTGTTCAAGAATAATCTGCAGGTTATCAACCAGTACGTGCCCGCTGGCGGAACCCACGCCAACCGCTATGATGTAACCATCCTGGTTAACGGTCTGCCACTCGTTCATATTGAGCTGAAACGCCGAGGTGTAAGCATCAGGGAAGCCTTCAACCAGATAAACCGCTATGCTCGCGAAAGCTTCTGGGCAGGCAAGGGAATGTTTGATTACATCCAGCTGTTTATCATCAGCAATGGCACGGAAACTAAATATTACAGCAATACCACCCGCTATGCTCGTGAGCTGGAAGCTGACAAGCTGAAGGGGAAGAAAAAGAAAATTCAGAGCAACTCGTTTGAGTTTACCAGCTACTGGAGTGATAGGGAAAACAACCTTATCTGCGACCTTGAGGACTTTGCCAAGACCTTCCTCGTAAAACGCACGCTGCTCGAAATTCTTACCAAATATTGTGTGTTCAATGTTGATAAGGAACTGCTGGTGATGCGTCCTTACCAGATAGCTGCTACCGAGAGTATTACCCAGCGTATCAAGATTGCCTTGAATCATCATTGGGAAGGTTCAAGAAAGGCAGGAGGCTACATCTGGCACACTACCGGTTCGGGCAAAACCCTGACCTCGTTCAAGACGGCTCAGCTTGCAAGCGATATAGATGGAGTATATAAGGTAGTATTCATCGTTGACCGACAGGATTTGGACTATCAGACGATGAAGGAATACGATCGATTCTGCCCTAACTGTGCCAATGGTAATGTGAACAGTAAAATATTGCTCGGTCAGCTCAATGTCGGTGGCGATGATTCGAACATCATCATCACCACGATACAGAAGATGTCGAGCCTCTTGAGGAAAAAGCTGATAGAGCAGGAGGTTCTTGACCAGGTTTTCGTCTTCATCTTTGACGAATGCCACCGCTCGCAGTTTGGCGCCATGCAGAAACAGATTAAGCAGAGTTTCAAGAAGTACATCATGTTTGGCTTTACCGGCACCCCGATATT includes these proteins:
- a CDS encoding radical SAM protein, producing MNTALEYSRRIYVSTNFSCNLNCVYCFEKNKNDIEFDVDEAVSILEKMLMEKTEHGTKIKLHGGEPFLVFPKIKQLCETLWKKQFPEYYHFSVTTNGTLIHGEIKRWLYENRDKITLKLSLDGNRKSHNINRSNSFDKIDLDFFVQTWKDVRLNMVITPATLLDVAENVKYLHSQGFNQIYSRFSLMTDWKKCHLEKEFYHQMLNLAQFYLDNPAIVPCEFFSYDISWTLADESFTALCNIGNCRAFDFQTRKYYPCHMCFPSVCGEKKSSELEHIEMKEDNEHKEECCIHCPFINICKTCYAENYIIRGSVSRRDTSLCGYQKIVFVVLFKYEYARIMKLESPTLHDVSKMQAIQKWYPMIKLIEENLING
- a CDS encoding SPASM domain-containing protein; protein product: MDKPFMNFHKNGGLEDNCDYGNLAISADGNVVLCPILQQMKSIGNVRSDDFTSILTLAKKARELANVNNLMPCKECELKYICGGDCRVKYFDGFKECNLKMMENANRECSLGNKEYFYDMMIRLNEKMFQEV
- a CDS encoding DUF4143 domain-containing protein, encoding MQKISFISDKIINYISFLCEAYILHKVNRYDIHGKRIFETNDKFYFEDNGIRNAIARGTREGDIEKVIENIIYQNLIRSGYQVYVGLTASRTCIFASS
- a CDS encoding type I restriction-modification system subunit M, which encodes MGTYNKEREELHKTIWSIAEELRGAVDGWEFKAYVLGAIFYRYISENLTDYINNLQAAAGIKDFDYAKMEDEEAKEAREMMVQEKGFFILPSQLFQRVAASPEKNVNLNETLAQVFRSIEASAAGTDSEEQVKGLFSDFIIDSSRIGNSVEMRNKCISKVLTKVRDMQLSKTFTDNSIDTVGDTYEYLMQMYASKAGKSGGEYFTPQEVSEVLARIACCNNPNIQKVYDPACGSGSLLMKFVKYVGEKASEIEFYGQEINPTTYNLCRINMFLHNVNYAKFDIQLGNTLTTPHHLGMKFDAIVSNPPYSKSWEGKNNTILINDVRYSPAGVLAPIQRSDLAFTMHMLYHLSETGTCAIVEFPGVLYRGGAEKKIREYLIKNNFVDTVIQLPANLFFGVGIATCIIVIKKNKKDNNILFVDASEECEKKGDKNKLEDKNQNKIVNAYQERKEKQYFTKLVSNDEVLANGANLSVSSYVEKEDKREVIDIVALNEEIEALSKDIASKSLKLSEIIKEL
- a CDS encoding restriction endonuclease subunit S — encoded protein: MNKIAELISRLCPDGVEFKTLDSLVSYVQPGPYIVSSTEYDTHYSTPVLTAGQSFILGYTNEEEGIYNASSQKPVIIFDDFTTSFHWVDFDFKVKSSALKILKIKDKQEADFRYIYMAMKTIHFIPTNHMRHWISLYSKFEIPLPPLNIQKEIVSILDSFTSLIDKMKQEVEMRKKQMVYYIDKFYGGDFDGMMRLADIPGNSVAQFSDLGPIIRGKRFVRDDIRTVGQPCIHYGDMYTYYGTMAVTAKTFLERDFPKKMRYAHKGDVVIVGAGENDYDIGVGLVWMGEEPAAVHDACYILKHHQIPMYISYYLRSNIYHQQLKKYVSSGKISSFSAEGLGKVYIPIQPEDKQRQIASILDTFETYISKLEKMIELRQKQYEYYREKLLTFE
- a CDS encoding DNA-binding protein, with the protein product MINYSIVMRSVNANLLEINQAKSRINQAKKEGTTPDPKDLELVKTEKQNAFAISQYTDIMTIEKFAKHITSHGSVYSRADISAILYIAVDCMREMLLEGKKIRLGDLGDFSLLLTSKGAEDADKFTSQNITGVKVQWEPGQEFKNLRDDAEFNLVASRSAQAAVIKAIKEGKTNVDLNAPTTPDNTPGGSTPGGSNTGQTGSDGQGSESGGGTTGKDDTGDGLE
- a CDS encoding radical SAM protein — encoded protein: MEQEVKTVVRKSIPLDKIFALPSKMVNIRYANKILVVSPETANWIVLQNEEQLSFLNLLHNNQLGEALQHFSGSHQNAQAVVTQIIARKFENKKVHFKHETGTMQFYLTNGCNMRCPHCYMFAGIKKNNELSTDEVYSVLEKFYNSGGKVIVFSGGEIALRKDLLQIIEHSYNLGIKNEILTNGTLWTEETISKIAPMLSRVQISIDGYSEETNSKVRGKGNFSRALQTVESFLKYHVYTEISVTPYLDKNLEVDYPKYVEFAKNLYQKYGDINFLVKFTFDILEGRNIVVTNELKKNIKLL
- a CDS encoding smalltalk protein; the encoded protein is MKANTWKTILHIAISILTAIATTLGVTSCMG